One genomic segment of Stenotrophomonas sp. 704A1 includes these proteins:
- a CDS encoding bifunctional acetate--CoA ligase family protein/GNAT family N-acetyltransferase translates to MSTYHLQSVFRPQSVAVIGGSPRERSAGRAVMRNLRGTGFPGKVAWINPRHAEIDGIRTVKRLKDLDWVPELVVITAPAAIVPQVVRTAAERGVQAAIILTAHLGEGPGSLSAQVEAVARRHGLRILGPHCLGVIAPHARLNASIAAHFPQAGDLALISESSAIAAALVEWGVARSVGFSAVVSLGDTLDVDFGDLLDYFATDYRTRAILLYVEQIKDARKFMSAARAAARAKPVVVVKSGRADRVPPGSADTHVQALARADDVYGAAFNRAGLLRVGALDELFTAAESLGRLGTFPGRRLAILSNGGGVGRLAVDQLAALRGTLAQLSDSTVQTLDAVLPQGWSRSNPVDIVVDADGERYAAAIEALLADSENDAVMVVNVPTAFTSSADAAQALTRTLGLRPRHHRDKPVFAVWLGNDDQATATLNAARVPTYPTEAEAVRGFQHLVRYREAQNALMETPPSLPQDFSVDAAAARALVDVALANGQRWLDPLATHELLKAYGIPSAPVMHARDAHEAMDLAQPLLERGATVALKVLSPDIPHKSEVDGVRLNLATLPAVQSAANAILTRARQLRPDARIDGLLVQPTIVRPKAREIIVGIADDATFGPVIVVGRGGTAVEVINDKALALPPLDLRLAHELIGQTRASRILKAYGDVPAADERALALALVKLAQLAADIPEVRTLDINPLLVDSRGILALDARVAVAPSRILHKGRGHPRFSVFPYPKEWERTIELSDGGRAFVRPVRPEDDALFRAFFARVSDEDLRLRFFQSVKHFSHEFIARLTQLDYARSIALVAIEPRSGEMLGAVRLHADADYHRGEYGILIRSDLKGHGIGWRLMAIMIEYAKWLGLDVVEGQVLRENSTMLAMCQSLGFTTKLDPDEPTVMVVTLPVQQVEVPDVPPVV, encoded by the coding sequence ATGAGTACCTACCACCTGCAGTCTGTGTTCCGTCCGCAGTCGGTCGCGGTGATCGGCGGCAGCCCGCGTGAGCGCTCGGCCGGCCGCGCGGTGATGCGCAACCTGCGTGGCACCGGCTTTCCCGGCAAGGTGGCGTGGATCAACCCGCGGCATGCCGAGATCGACGGCATCCGCACGGTGAAGCGGCTCAAGGACCTGGACTGGGTGCCGGAGCTGGTGGTGATCACCGCACCGGCGGCGATCGTGCCGCAGGTGGTGCGCACTGCCGCCGAGCGCGGCGTGCAGGCGGCCATCATCCTCACCGCGCACCTGGGCGAAGGCCCCGGCTCGTTGTCGGCGCAGGTGGAGGCGGTAGCGCGCAGGCACGGCCTGCGCATCCTCGGCCCGCACTGCCTGGGCGTGATCGCGCCGCACGCGCGGCTCAACGCCAGCATCGCCGCGCACTTCCCGCAGGCCGGCGATCTGGCGCTGATCTCCGAGTCCTCCGCCATCGCCGCCGCGCTGGTGGAGTGGGGCGTGGCGCGTTCGGTCGGCTTCTCCGCCGTGGTCTCGCTCGGCGATACCCTGGATGTGGATTTCGGCGATTTGCTGGACTACTTCGCCACCGACTACCGCACCCGCGCCATCCTGCTCTACGTCGAACAGATCAAGGACGCGCGCAAGTTCATGTCGGCCGCGCGCGCGGCGGCCCGTGCCAAGCCGGTGGTGGTGGTCAAGTCCGGCCGTGCCGATCGGGTGCCGCCGGGCAGCGCCGATACCCATGTGCAGGCACTGGCGCGCGCCGACGATGTGTACGGCGCCGCGTTCAACCGTGCCGGCCTGCTGCGGGTGGGTGCGCTGGACGAACTGTTCACCGCGGCCGAATCGCTGGGGCGGCTTGGCACCTTCCCCGGGCGCCGGCTGGCCATCCTCAGCAACGGCGGTGGTGTCGGCCGGCTGGCGGTGGATCAGCTGGCCGCCCTGCGCGGCACCCTGGCGCAGTTGTCCGACAGCACCGTGCAGACGCTCGACGCGGTGCTGCCGCAGGGCTGGTCACGCAGCAACCCGGTCGACATCGTGGTCGACGCCGATGGCGAGCGCTATGCCGCCGCCATCGAGGCGTTGCTGGCCGACAGCGAGAACGATGCGGTGATGGTGGTCAACGTCCCGACCGCCTTCACTTCGTCTGCCGATGCCGCGCAGGCGTTGACCCGGACCCTGGGCCTGCGCCCGCGTCATCACCGCGACAAGCCGGTGTTTGCGGTGTGGCTGGGCAATGACGACCAGGCCACCGCCACCCTCAACGCTGCACGGGTGCCGACCTATCCGACGGAAGCGGAGGCCGTGCGTGGCTTCCAGCACCTGGTGCGCTACCGCGAAGCGCAGAACGCGCTGATGGAGACACCGCCCAGTCTGCCGCAGGATTTCAGCGTGGATGCGGCGGCCGCGCGGGCGCTGGTCGATGTGGCGCTGGCCAACGGCCAGCGCTGGCTGGATCCGCTGGCCACCCACGAACTGCTCAAGGCCTACGGCATTCCCTCCGCGCCGGTGATGCACGCGCGCGACGCGCACGAGGCGATGGACCTGGCGCAGCCGCTGCTGGAGCGCGGCGCGACGGTTGCATTGAAGGTCCTCTCGCCGGACATCCCGCACAAGTCCGAAGTGGATGGCGTGCGCCTGAACCTGGCGACGCTGCCGGCAGTGCAGAGCGCCGCCAACGCGATCCTGACGCGCGCACGCCAGCTGCGCCCCGATGCGCGCATCGATGGCCTGCTGGTACAGCCGACCATCGTGCGGCCGAAGGCGCGCGAGATCATCGTCGGCATCGCCGATGATGCAACGTTTGGACCGGTGATCGTGGTCGGCCGCGGCGGTACCGCGGTCGAAGTGATCAACGACAAGGCACTGGCGCTGCCGCCGCTGGACCTGCGGCTTGCCCATGAACTGATCGGCCAGACCCGCGCCTCACGCATTCTCAAGGCCTATGGCGATGTGCCCGCCGCGGATGAGCGTGCGCTGGCGTTGGCACTGGTCAAGCTGGCGCAGCTGGCTGCCGATATCCCGGAAGTACGCACGCTGGATATCAATCCCCTGCTGGTCGACAGTCGCGGCATTCTTGCGCTGGACGCACGCGTGGCGGTGGCGCCATCGCGCATCCTGCACAAGGGGCGTGGCCATCCACGCTTCTCGGTGTTTCCGTATCCGAAGGAATGGGAACGCACCATCGAATTGTCCGACGGCGGGCGTGCCTTCGTGCGGCCGGTGCGGCCGGAGGACGACGCGCTGTTCCGCGCGTTCTTCGCCCGGGTCAGCGACGAAGACCTGCGCCTGCGCTTCTTCCAGTCGGTGAAGCACTTCAGTCACGAGTTCATCGCCCGCCTGACCCAGCTCGACTATGCGCGTTCGATCGCACTGGTGGCGATCGAACCCCGCAGCGGTGAAATGCTGGGCGCGGTGCGGCTGCACGCCGACGCCGACTACCACCGGGGCGAGTACGGCATCCTGATCCGCTCGGACCTGAAGGGCCACGGCATCGGCTGGCGCCTGATGGCGATCATGATCGAGTACGCCAAGTGGCTCGGGCTGGACGTGGTGGAAGGCCAGGTGCTGCGCGAGAACAGCACCATGCTGGCGATGTGCCAGAGCCTGGGCTTCACGACGAAGCTGGATCCGGACGAACCGACCGTGATGGTGGTGACGCTGCCGGTGCAGCAGGTGGAGGTCCCCGATGTCCCGCCGGTGGTGTGA
- a CDS encoding NAD(P)/FAD-dependent oxidoreductase, producing MNPDVLIVGGSYAGIAAGLILARARRPVTIIDAGTPRNRAASHSHGVLGMDGISGAELLKNARQQLLDYPSVRWLHAEAVQAHASSAGVQVQTADGQRLAARKLLLATGIADQLPDLPGLAERWGSTVLHCPYCHGYEVGGGAIGLLGGQPFSASKAPLFADWGNVTFFSQGREIGADDSAALMQRGVQVETTPVVRVQGDQPTWLEVELADGRRIAQRALFVPALQGMATPLVQQLGCALVESPLGVLVEVDAMKQTSVANVYAAGDATTVGNITLATAEGVRAGIAVHHALVAEDSLPR from the coding sequence ATGAACCCTGATGTCCTCATCGTCGGCGGCAGCTACGCCGGCATCGCCGCCGGGCTGATCCTGGCGCGCGCGCGCCGGCCGGTCACGATCATCGACGCCGGCACACCGCGCAACCGCGCTGCCAGCCATTCGCATGGCGTGCTGGGCATGGACGGCATCAGCGGTGCCGAGCTGCTGAAGAACGCCCGCCAGCAGCTGCTGGACTATCCCAGCGTGCGCTGGCTGCACGCCGAGGCCGTGCAGGCCCATGCCAGCAGCGCCGGCGTGCAGGTGCAGACCGCCGATGGCCAACGGCTGGCCGCGCGCAAGCTGCTGCTGGCGACCGGCATTGCCGACCAGCTGCCGGACCTGCCCGGCCTGGCAGAGCGTTGGGGCAGCACCGTGCTGCACTGCCCGTACTGCCATGGTTACGAAGTGGGTGGCGGGGCGATCGGGCTGCTGGGTGGCCAGCCGTTCTCGGCCAGCAAGGCGCCGCTGTTCGCCGACTGGGGCAACGTGACCTTCTTCAGCCAGGGGCGGGAGATCGGCGCCGACGACAGTGCCGCCCTCATGCAGCGGGGAGTGCAGGTGGAAACCACGCCGGTGGTGCGCGTGCAGGGTGACCAGCCGACCTGGCTGGAGGTGGAGCTGGCCGATGGCCGCCGCATCGCACAGCGCGCCCTGTTCGTGCCCGCACTGCAGGGCATGGCCACGCCGCTGGTGCAGCAGCTGGGCTGTGCGCTGGTGGAAAGCCCGCTGGGCGTGCTGGTGGAGGTCGACGCGATGAAACAGACCTCGGTTGCGAACGTGTACGCCGCCGGCGATGCGACCACCGTGGGCAACATCACCCTGGCCACGGCCGAAGGCGTGCGCGCCGGCATCGCCGTGCATCACGCGCTGGTGGCCGAGGACAGCCTGCCGCGCTGA
- the dkgB gene encoding 2,5-didehydrogluconate reductase DkgB — MTVPAFGLGTFRLKDQTVIDSVRNALEVGYRAVDTAQIYGNEAEVGQAIAESGVPREQIYLTTKVWISEFKRDALLASLRTSLDKLRTDHVDLALIHWPSPNDKVDVPMEEYLPALAEARAQGLTREIGISNFTIAQTRKAIEILGAEAIATNQVEIHPYLQNRLLVKFLQDNGIHITAYMSLAYGEVLKDPVIQAIAGRHQATPAQVALAWALQQGFSVIPSSTKRENLAANLEAAAVRLTDEDMAQIATLDRGHRLANPEGIAPAWD, encoded by the coding sequence ATGACCGTTCCTGCCTTTGGCCTTGGCACCTTCCGCCTGAAAGACCAGACCGTGATCGACTCGGTGCGCAATGCGCTGGAGGTCGGCTACCGCGCCGTGGATACCGCGCAGATCTACGGCAATGAAGCCGAAGTCGGCCAGGCCATCGCCGAATCCGGCGTGCCGCGCGAGCAGATCTACCTGACCACCAAGGTCTGGATCAGCGAATTCAAGCGCGATGCGCTGCTGGCCAGCCTGCGCACCAGCCTGGACAAGCTGCGCACCGATCATGTGGACCTGGCGCTGATCCACTGGCCTTCGCCGAATGACAAGGTGGACGTGCCGATGGAGGAATACCTGCCAGCGCTGGCCGAAGCCAGGGCGCAGGGGCTGACCAGGGAGATCGGCATCTCCAACTTCACCATCGCCCAGACCCGCAAGGCCATCGAGATCCTCGGTGCCGAGGCGATCGCCACCAACCAGGTCGAGATCCACCCGTACCTGCAGAACCGCCTGCTGGTGAAGTTCCTGCAGGACAACGGCATCCACATCACCGCCTACATGAGCCTGGCCTATGGCGAAGTGCTGAAGGATCCGGTGATCCAGGCCATCGCCGGCCGCCACCAGGCCACGCCGGCGCAGGTGGCGCTGGCCTGGGCGCTGCAGCAGGGCTTCTCGGTCATTCCCTCCTCGACCAAGCGCGAGAACCTGGCAGCCAACCTGGAAGCGGCGGCAGTGCGCCTGACCGACGAGGACATGGCGCAGATCGCCACGCTTGACCGCGGCCACCGCCTGGCCAACCCGGAGGGCATCGCCCCGGCCTGGGATTGA
- a CDS encoding alpha/beta fold hydrolase, with translation MTDRIPLLLLPGLLNDAELWRAQLADLADIADCSVGDQTRGETLQAVAEDVLAQAPERFALAGFSLGGFVAQQILRIAPERVLQLALIDTSIHADSPERAEQRRSQRASVRLPGKFHGFGDTLMRSYIDASRLDDYVLVQRVRDMTARLGAEVFLRQSALERRDGHDVLAGYRDPLLIVCGANDRITPLAVSEEMHALVPHSQLVVVPDCGHLAPMEKPEEVSAAMRGWLLPR, from the coding sequence ATGACCGACCGCATTCCCCTGCTGCTGCTCCCGGGCCTGCTCAACGATGCCGAGCTGTGGCGCGCGCAGCTGGCTGACCTGGCCGACATCGCCGACTGCAGCGTGGGCGACCAGACCCGTGGCGAAACCCTGCAGGCCGTGGCCGAGGACGTACTGGCGCAGGCGCCGGAACGGTTTGCGCTGGCGGGTTTCTCGCTGGGCGGGTTCGTCGCCCAGCAGATCCTGCGCATCGCGCCGGAACGGGTGCTGCAGCTGGCGTTGATCGACACCTCGATCCACGCCGATTCGCCCGAGCGCGCCGAGCAGCGGCGCAGCCAGCGCGCCAGCGTGCGCCTGCCGGGGAAGTTCCACGGCTTCGGAGATACCTTGATGCGCAGCTACATCGATGCCTCGCGCCTGGACGACTACGTGCTGGTGCAGCGTGTGCGCGACATGACCGCCCGCCTGGGCGCGGAAGTGTTCCTGCGCCAGAGCGCGCTGGAACGCCGCGATGGTCATGATGTGCTGGCCGGTTACCGCGATCCGTTGCTGATCGTCTGCGGAGCAAATGACCGCATCACGCCGCTGGCGGTGAGCGAGGAAATGCACGCCCTGGTGCCGCATTCGCAGCTGGTGGTGGTGCCCGATTGCGGGCATCTGGCGCCGATGGAAAAGCCCGAAGAGGTGAGTGCGGCGATGCGCGGGTGGTTGCTGCCTCGCTGA
- a CDS encoding MFS transporter, translated as MTRGIPLALLALTLGAFAIGTTEFVIVGLIPTIAADLQVSLPSAGLLVSLYALGVAIGAPVLTALTGRVPRKTLLVALMVLFTLGNVIAWMAPGYTSLIVARILTGLAHGVFFSIGSIIATAVVPKEKAASAIAIMFTGLTVALVTGVPLGTFVGQHLGWRATFLAVAGLGVVALLGALLFVPRRLPQSAPASMRQQLGVLAQPRLLLVYAMTALGYGGTFLAFTYLAPILQEVTGFSANAVSLVLLVYGVSVAIGNLWGGRLADRLGPVPALKRIFALLALVLLVLTFTAHSPWLMLLTVLALGAVAFGNVPGLQVYVVKQAQRYAPQATDVASGLNIAAFNIGIALGASLGGLVVEHIGLMHTPWLGALVVVGAYALTVLSGRLDRRDGIDDRADGIAVAAH; from the coding sequence ATGACCCGTGGCATTCCCCTCGCACTGCTGGCGTTGACCCTCGGCGCCTTCGCCATCGGCACCACCGAATTCGTCATCGTCGGCCTGATTCCGACCATCGCCGCTGACCTGCAGGTCAGCCTGCCCTCGGCCGGCCTGCTGGTTTCGCTGTACGCGCTCGGCGTGGCCATCGGCGCACCTGTGCTGACCGCGCTCACCGGCCGCGTACCGCGCAAGACCCTGCTGGTGGCGCTGATGGTGTTGTTCACCCTGGGCAACGTCATCGCCTGGATGGCGCCGGGCTACACCTCGCTGATCGTCGCCCGCATCCTCACCGGGCTGGCGCACGGCGTGTTCTTCTCCATCGGTTCGATCATCGCCACGGCGGTGGTGCCGAAGGAAAAGGCCGCCAGCGCGATCGCCATCATGTTCACCGGCTTGACCGTGGCACTGGTCACCGGCGTGCCGCTGGGTACGTTCGTCGGCCAGCACCTGGGCTGGCGCGCCACCTTCCTGGCGGTGGCCGGGCTCGGCGTGGTCGCGCTGCTGGGCGCGCTGCTGTTCGTGCCGCGCAGGCTGCCGCAGAGTGCGCCGGCCAGCATGCGCCAGCAGCTGGGCGTGCTGGCGCAGCCGCGCCTGCTGCTGGTCTATGCGATGACCGCACTGGGCTACGGCGGCACCTTCCTGGCCTTCACCTACCTGGCGCCGATCCTGCAGGAGGTCACCGGCTTTTCGGCCAACGCGGTCAGCCTGGTGCTGCTGGTGTACGGCGTGTCGGTGGCCATCGGCAATCTGTGGGGCGGCCGCCTGGCCGACCGGCTGGGTCCGGTCCCCGCGCTGAAGCGCATCTTCGCGCTGCTGGCGCTGGTGCTGCTGGTGCTGACCTTCACCGCACACAGCCCCTGGCTGATGCTGCTGACCGTGCTCGCCCTGGGCGCGGTGGCATTCGGCAACGTGCCCGGTCTGCAGGTGTATGTGGTCAAGCAGGCGCAGCGCTACGCCCCGCAGGCTACCGACGTGGCGTCGGGCCTGAACATCGCCGCCTTCAACATCGGCATCGCCCTGGGCGCCTCGCTGGGCGGCCTGGTGGTCGAGCACATCGGCCTGATGCACACACCCTGGCTGGGTGCGCTGGTGGTGGTGGGCGCGTACGCGCTGACCGTACTGAGTGGCCGCCTGGACCGCCGTGATGGAATCGATGACCGCGCCGATGGCATTGCCGTGGCCGCCCATTGA
- a CDS encoding Rrf2 family transcriptional regulator produces the protein MKSANPLSDALHVMAHLVGQPGPRTSEQLASCLPTHPVVIRRLLAQMHRAGLVRSLRGHGGGSQLARDAASISLHDIYLAVGAPPLVQVGTREGTAGCPIQQLVNDALLEGAREAQRLLEQRLRATTLDQLGADFARHLAHHRSLEGHHEP, from the coding sequence ATGAAATCCGCCAACCCGCTTTCCGACGCCCTGCACGTGATGGCCCACCTGGTCGGCCAGCCGGGGCCGCGGACCTCCGAACAGCTGGCCAGCTGCCTGCCCACCCACCCGGTGGTGATCCGCCGCCTGCTGGCGCAGATGCACCGGGCCGGCCTGGTGCGCAGCCTGCGCGGGCATGGCGGTGGCAGCCAGCTGGCCCGCGACGCGGCCAGCATCAGCCTGCACGACATCTACCTGGCGGTCGGTGCGCCGCCGCTGGTGCAGGTCGGTACCCGCGAGGGCACGGCCGGCTGCCCGATCCAGCAGCTGGTCAACGACGCCCTGCTGGAAGGTGCACGCGAGGCGCAGCGCCTGCTCGAGCAGCGGCTGCGCGCCACCACGCTGGACCAGCTGGGCGCCGACTTCGCCCGCCATCTTGCCCACCACCGTTCCCTGGAAGGTCACCATGAACCCTGA
- a CDS encoding methyl-accepting chemotaxis protein — protein sequence MNASSHAPRLQSKLLGAVSVGLAVVLLCALAGLASAWLKLSTEVPPEVAHSRDAERLQREFRGQVQEWKNVLLRGRDAELRKRHLQAFDSEGRLVADLAKGLATSPDARTRELARSFATQHAQLQQAYHGALQAFAAADHDPAAGDALVRGKDRPLTQALDALSARTSAVAEAAVNARSQASRQMLVLCAVLTVVAAVLLLTGLGWWLRRAVVQPVLAVEAAARAVAAGDLDHVVQVRSRDEIGRLAQAMQAVQGTLRGVLAAQAAMAQSHDAGTISHRMDASAFPGAYGRMVAETNALVDAHIQVKMRAISIMGRYAVGDLSQDMERLPGEKAVITEALDAVKSNLGAINGEIRRLAEAAAAGDFSQRGQSARFEHDFRAMVEGLNQLMQTTDHNLAEVSTMLRAIADGRLGARMQGDFQGVFARIAGDANTTAAQLATIVSDIKHASGNIHTAAAEIAAGNNDLSRRTEQQAANLEETAASMEELTSTVRQNAEHARQANQLAIGAHGVASQGGEVVGQVVATMDAIEGSSRQIAEIISVIDGIAFQTNILALNAAVEAARAGEQGRGFAVVASEVRTLAQRSAAAAKEIKSLIEASVEQVGHGAQHVRRAGQTMAEIVASVQRVTDIMAEISAASQEQSAGIEQVSQTIIQMDGTTQQNAALVEEASAAARSLDQQADRLIEAVDVFDLATATATSRNAFSRAA from the coding sequence ATGAATGCCTCTTCCCATGCGCCGCGGCTGCAGTCGAAGCTGCTCGGTGCCGTTTCTGTCGGTCTGGCCGTTGTCCTGCTGTGCGCCCTTGCGGGTCTGGCATCGGCCTGGTTGAAGTTGTCCACCGAGGTTCCGCCGGAGGTCGCCCACAGCCGCGATGCCGAGCGCCTGCAGCGCGAGTTCCGCGGCCAGGTGCAGGAATGGAAGAACGTGCTGCTGCGCGGCCGCGATGCCGAGCTGCGCAAGCGTCACCTGCAGGCGTTCGACAGCGAGGGCCGCCTGGTTGCCGACCTTGCCAAGGGCCTGGCGACCAGCCCCGATGCCCGCACACGCGAACTGGCGCGGTCCTTCGCCACCCAGCACGCGCAGTTGCAGCAGGCCTACCACGGTGCGCTGCAGGCGTTCGCCGCCGCCGACCACGATCCGGCAGCCGGCGACGCCCTGGTGCGCGGCAAGGACCGGCCGCTGACGCAGGCGCTGGATGCGCTGAGCGCACGGACCAGCGCGGTGGCCGAAGCCGCAGTGAACGCGCGGTCGCAGGCATCACGACAGATGCTGGTGCTGTGCGCGGTGCTGACCGTGGTCGCCGCGGTGCTGCTGCTGACCGGTCTGGGCTGGTGGCTGCGGCGCGCGGTGGTGCAGCCGGTGCTGGCGGTGGAAGCGGCGGCACGTGCGGTCGCGGCAGGCGACCTCGATCATGTGGTGCAGGTCCGCAGCCGTGATGAGATCGGCCGCCTGGCCCAGGCCATGCAGGCGGTGCAGGGCACCCTGCGCGGCGTGCTGGCCGCGCAGGCGGCGATGGCGCAGTCGCACGACGCCGGCACCATCAGCCACCGCATGGACGCCAGCGCGTTTCCCGGTGCGTACGGCAGGATGGTGGCCGAAACCAATGCCCTGGTCGATGCGCACATCCAGGTGAAGATGCGCGCGATTTCGATCATGGGCCGCTACGCGGTGGGCGACCTCAGCCAGGACATGGAACGCCTGCCCGGCGAAAAGGCAGTGATCACCGAAGCACTGGATGCAGTGAAGTCCAATCTCGGCGCGATCAACGGCGAGATCCGCCGCCTGGCCGAGGCCGCCGCCGCCGGCGATTTCAGCCAGCGCGGCCAGAGCGCGCGCTTCGAACATGACTTCCGGGCGATGGTCGAGGGCCTGAACCAGCTGATGCAGACCACCGACCACAACCTGGCCGAGGTTTCGACGATGCTGCGCGCGATCGCCGATGGCCGCCTTGGCGCGCGCATGCAGGGCGACTTCCAGGGCGTGTTCGCGCGCATCGCCGGCGACGCCAACACCACTGCGGCGCAGCTGGCCACGATCGTCAGCGACATCAAGCACGCCTCGGGCAACATCCACACCGCCGCAGCCGAAATCGCCGCCGGCAACAACGATCTGTCGCGCCGCACCGAGCAGCAGGCGGCCAACCTGGAGGAGACCGCTGCGTCGATGGAGGAGCTGACCTCCACCGTGCGCCAGAACGCCGAGCACGCGCGCCAGGCCAACCAGCTGGCGATCGGCGCACACGGTGTGGCCTCGCAGGGCGGCGAGGTGGTCGGCCAGGTGGTGGCGACCATGGATGCGATCGAAGGTTCGTCGCGGCAGATCGCAGAGATCATCAGCGTGATCGACGGCATCGCGTTCCAGACCAACATCCTGGCCCTGAACGCTGCCGTGGAAGCGGCGCGCGCCGGCGAGCAGGGCCGCGGCTTCGCCGTGGTCGCCAGCGAGGTGCGCACGCTGGCACAGCGCTCGGCTGCCGCTGCCAAGGAGATCAAGTCACTGATCGAGGCGTCGGTCGAACAGGTCGGCCACGGCGCCCAGCACGTGCGCCGCGCCGGCCAGACCATGGCCGAGATCGTGGCCTCGGTGCAGCGCGTGACCGACATCATGGCCGAGATCTCGGCCGCCTCGCAGGAACAGAGCGCCGGCATCGAGCAGGTCAGCCAGACCATCATCCAGATGGATGGCACCACCCAGCAGAATGCCGCGCTGGTGGAGGAAGCCAGCGCCGCTGCGCGCAGCCTGGACCAGCAGGCCGACCGCCTGATCGAAGCGGTGGACGTGTTCGATCTGGCGACGGCGACGGCGACGAGCAGGAACGCGTTTTCGCGCGCCGCCTGA
- a CDS encoding LysR family transcriptional regulator, with the protein MKTTLDEMQAFLAVIDCGSISAAAEQLGQTPSGVSRALGRLEDKLGTTLLTRTTRRLHLTAEGEAYLRHARAIIDAVESAEEQMAARRERPSGRLRVDAAMPFVLQVIAPLVAGYRARYPEVQLELNSSERYIDLLERRTDLAIRIGPLADSTLHARPLGRCRLQLLASPAYLQAHGEPPSVAALGQHTLLGFNEPESLNRWPLPGDADGQLLVRPDVAASSGETLRRLAVEGVGITCLSDFVTDRDRAAGTLVPVLAAHTLDVYQPIHAVYYRNTAVSARISSFLDHLGEVMAQSDYLR; encoded by the coding sequence ATGAAAACCACCCTCGACGAGATGCAGGCCTTCCTGGCGGTGATCGACTGCGGTTCGATCAGCGCCGCCGCCGAGCAGCTGGGGCAGACGCCGTCCGGTGTCAGTCGCGCACTGGGCCGGCTGGAGGACAAGCTGGGCACGACCCTGCTGACCCGCACCACCCGCCGCCTGCACCTCACCGCCGAGGGCGAGGCCTACCTGCGCCATGCGCGCGCGATCATCGATGCGGTGGAATCTGCCGAAGAACAGATGGCCGCCCGCCGCGAACGGCCGAGCGGCCGGCTGCGCGTGGACGCGGCGATGCCCTTCGTGCTGCAGGTGATCGCACCGCTGGTGGCCGGCTATCGCGCGCGCTACCCGGAGGTGCAGCTGGAACTGAACAGCTCCGAGCGCTACATCGACCTGCTGGAGCGGCGCACCGATCTGGCCATCCGCATCGGCCCGCTGGCCGACTCCACCCTGCACGCGCGCCCGCTGGGCCGCTGCCGGCTGCAGCTGCTGGCCAGCCCTGCCTATCTGCAGGCCCACGGTGAACCGCCCAGCGTGGCGGCGCTGGGCCAGCACACGCTGCTGGGGTTCAACGAGCCCGAATCGCTGAACCGCTGGCCGCTGCCCGGCGATGCCGACGGGCAACTGCTGGTGCGTCCGGACGTGGCCGCATCCAGTGGCGAAACCCTGCGCCGGCTGGCAGTGGAGGGTGTGGGCATCACCTGCCTGTCCGACTTCGTGACCGATCGCGACCGCGCCGCCGGCACCCTGGTGCCGGTGCTGGCCGCGCACACGCTGGATGTGTACCAGCCGATCCATGCGGTGTACTACCGCAACACCGCGGTGTCGGCCCGGATCAGTTCGTTCCTGGATCACCTGGGCGAGGTGATGGCGCAGTCCGACTACCTGCGCTGA